A region from the Micrococcus cohnii genome encodes:
- a CDS encoding class II 3-deoxy-7-phosphoheptulonate synthase: MNAASRDEILAFGTATSEGPATTPGLDAWRELPLRQAPQWHDAEAFEAAVAELGQVPPLVFAGEVDVLRTRLADVAAGEAFLLTGGDCAETFAGSTANRISARVKTILQMAAVLTYGASVPVVKMGRIAGQFAKPRSSDTETREGVTLPSFRGEIVNGYDFTAQSRRHDARRMVQAYHTSASTLNLVRAFTQGGFADLRSVHRWNQGFLANPAYARYEEIAAEIDRAVRFMDAAGVDFEAMRRTEFYSAHEALLLDYERALTREDSRTGDPYATSAHFLWIGERTRAVDEAHVDFLSRVRNPIGVKLGPTTTAADAIALAEKLDPQREPGRLTFITRMGAERIRDVLPDLVAGVRDAGLSPVWVTDPMHGNTVTAKNGYKTRRFEDIMDEVTGFFDVHRQLGTHPGGMHVELTGDDVAECLGGADVVEESAFAEHYESLCDPRLNHQQSLELAFAVTAALAHTSRG; the protein is encoded by the coding sequence ATGAATGCTGCATCGCGTGACGAGATCCTGGCCTTCGGCACCGCCACGTCGGAGGGTCCGGCCACCACGCCCGGCCTCGACGCGTGGCGTGAGCTGCCCCTTCGGCAGGCTCCGCAGTGGCACGACGCCGAGGCGTTTGAGGCGGCCGTGGCCGAGCTGGGACAGGTGCCTCCGCTCGTCTTTGCCGGAGAGGTGGACGTGCTGCGCACCCGGCTGGCCGACGTCGCCGCCGGGGAGGCATTCCTGTTGACCGGGGGTGACTGCGCAGAGACGTTCGCCGGCTCGACCGCGAACCGCATCAGCGCCCGGGTGAAGACGATCCTGCAGATGGCCGCCGTGCTCACGTATGGTGCGTCGGTGCCCGTCGTGAAGATGGGGCGCATCGCCGGTCAGTTCGCCAAACCCCGCTCGTCGGACACCGAGACGCGCGAGGGCGTCACGCTTCCCTCCTTCCGCGGCGAGATCGTGAACGGGTACGACTTCACCGCGCAGTCTCGACGGCATGACGCCCGGCGGATGGTGCAGGCGTACCACACCTCCGCGTCGACGCTGAACCTGGTCCGGGCCTTCACACAGGGCGGCTTCGCGGATCTGCGCAGCGTGCACCGGTGGAACCAGGGCTTCCTCGCCAACCCGGCCTACGCGCGATACGAGGAGATCGCGGCGGAGATCGACCGCGCCGTGCGTTTCATGGACGCGGCGGGCGTCGACTTCGAGGCGATGCGGCGCACCGAATTCTACTCGGCCCACGAGGCCCTGCTGCTCGACTATGAGCGGGCGCTGACCCGTGAGGACTCCCGCACGGGCGACCCCTACGCCACGAGCGCGCACTTCTTGTGGATCGGGGAGCGGACCCGCGCCGTCGACGAGGCGCACGTGGACTTCCTCTCCCGCGTGCGCAATCCGATCGGCGTGAAGCTCGGGCCCACCACGACGGCGGCCGACGCGATCGCCCTGGCGGAGAAGCTGGACCCGCAGCGGGAGCCGGGTCGGCTCACGTTCATCACCCGCATGGGCGCCGAGCGGATCCGCGACGTGCTGCCGGACCTCGTCGCCGGTGTGCGGGATGCCGGCCTGAGCCCGGTGTGGGTCACTGACCCCATGCACGGCAACACCGTGACAGCGAAGAACGGGTACAAGACGCGTCGTTTCGAGGACATCATGGACGAGGTGACCGGGTTCTTCGACGTGCATCGCCAGCTGGGCACGCACCCGGGAGGCATGCACGTGGAGCTCACCGGCGACGACGTCGCTGAATGCCTGGGCGGCGCGGACGTGGTGGAGGAGTCGGCGTTCGCCGAGCACTACGAGTCGCTGTGCGATCCTCGTCTGAACCACCAGCAGTCACTCGAATTGGCCTTCGCGGTCACGGCGGCGCTGGCCCACACCTCGCGCGGCTGA
- a CDS encoding lysophospholipid acyltransferase family protein, with protein MSTFYWSARTFVVSPITRLLFRPWVKGRANVPETGGAILASNHLSFSDSVFMPALLDRQVHFLAKMEYFTGSGVKGWVTRRFFEAANQLPMDRSGGAASLRSLDAGLDALRAGKLLGIYPEGTRSPDGRLHRGKIGVAKLALAAGVPVVPIAMIGTDRVQPIGRTVPTIRRVGVIFGEPLDFSHLREQAQDIAVLRQVTDEIMEAIRRLSGQEYVDLYAADVKAGRVHRPGTS; from the coding sequence ATGTCCACCTTCTACTGGTCTGCCCGCACGTTCGTGGTCTCGCCGATCACGAGGCTGCTGTTCCGGCCGTGGGTGAAGGGCCGCGCCAACGTGCCCGAGACCGGCGGCGCGATCCTCGCCTCGAACCACTTGTCCTTCTCGGACTCGGTGTTCATGCCGGCGCTGCTGGACCGACAGGTGCACTTCCTCGCCAAGATGGAGTACTTCACCGGCTCCGGCGTGAAGGGCTGGGTGACCCGACGCTTCTTCGAAGCCGCCAACCAGCTGCCCATGGACCGGTCGGGCGGAGCGGCGTCCCTGCGTTCGCTCGACGCCGGCCTGGATGCGCTGCGTGCGGGCAAGCTGCTGGGCATCTACCCCGAGGGCACGCGCAGCCCGGACGGACGCCTGCACCGCGGCAAGATCGGCGTCGCGAAGCTGGCCCTGGCCGCGGGTGTGCCGGTGGTGCCGATCGCGATGATCGGCACCGACCGTGTCCAGCCGATCGGACGGACGGTGCCCACGATCCGGCGGGTGGGCGTGATCTTCGGCGAGCCGTTGGACTTCAGCCACCTGCGCGAGCAGGCGCAGGACATCGCCGTGCTGCGTCAGGTCACCGACGAGATCATGGAGGCCATCCGCCGTCTGTCCGGACAGGAGTACGTGGACCTCTACGCCGCCGACGTCAAGGCCGGGCGAGTGCACCGGCCCGGGACGTCCTGA